Part of the Lolium rigidum isolate FL_2022 chromosome 6, APGP_CSIRO_Lrig_0.1, whole genome shotgun sequence genome, agcaTGTAATTTCGGTGATAATGTAAGCTCTTGGTTGACTCTTGCAGTCTTGCCTGATAATGGAAGTCGTCGTTCCAGCGGCAGCCGATGATTGcggaatcgtcgccgctgtcaGCAGAAAGTGTCAGCGATGGCAAGAGAGTTCAGAAGAGCCAACGGGAGAGTTCAGAAGAGCTAACGGTTTCAGCTCTTCTGGGATTTATGCTAAAATTCCTTCAGACAAGTGCGTGCCCATGCTGCTCGTCGACCGCGCCCTCCTTGATTCCTGCAAGCCGCAATCCTGCAAGTTAGATATACTACTCTCCCAAAAGATCTCTGATTTCTTCGATGCTGTAACCTTGGTCCCTTAAACTGAAAAAATATCGCTTATTTCTTCGATGCTGTAACCTTTGGTCCCTTAAACTGAAAAATAGCCCTCAACTAGGCGCAACGCTGTATAAAAAAGATGTGGTCCCATAAACACACACAGATCATGGCTAACGACTCCCCATAATCATTCACGAGATGACGAGGCATTACCCACGAGGAACCATTTACAAGAGTAACGAGACACATTTGGTTCCCTACAAATTTCGTGTGAAATTCATGTCTCCTACACGAGCACTTGACCCTGGTCGATATTCAAACAACATTCCAGTAGAAACTTGGGAGAAACAACACGCACCGCTTGAATCGCAGACGCAGATGGAGAACATTTTAACAATGACATCCAACAGAAACTTGTTTTTAACATTTCCTAAGCACTAAGCGACCAAGCATCACATCTTTCCGTCTTCCGCTTTCAGACAATCAGACCAACGAATTACAGATGCATCGGCACCATGTCCTAACCTCTACGGAACAACCTCGGCCTTCTTCGCTGCTGGGTGTGATACAAACAGCTCTCTACAAAACCAACACACCCACCCTTTCAATTCAGCTCCACCACAATCAGGCAGCCTGCATCTTCGGCTCAGTTTTTCCTGTTTGGTTTTCAGTTGTTTTTTTACCTGATATCGGCCACCATTCTGCCAATAACAATGGCTCTGAAGCTTTTTATTCAGAAGTCCGCACAACGAGGCTTAGCCGGGGACGTTGAAGTGGAAGAGCCAGGATATGACGAAAGCAAACACCATGCAGGCAAGAAGGAAGTTGAGAAACCGGTGGCCCTGCCAAAACCTCCGCGGCTCGTTGCCAGGTGCCTGCGTAGCCCCGGAGTTGCTCGACTCGTTCCACTGCTCCATGAACTCCCCGTCGCCAAAACCTACCACATTGCATGCGGCTGAGCCACAGATTTCGCAGATCCTGAAACAAGAAAAGGGAACAGGTTTTAATTTCAAGAAGAGTAAGCCTCTACGACAGCAGCAATATGGTACTGAACCCCTATCAAATCACAAATAGGCAGTGGAAAGGCATGTATCAGACAAGGATCTCACAAAAACAGTGTCTTCAATTCTATGCAGAAATGACACAAGTCAAAATAAGAAAAAATCTGCCGCAGGTAGTACTCTGATCCTAGCACTTTACAATATCAGCTAAAACATTTGACAATGTAATAAAACAAAAGAGCGAAAAGGTTTTGTAGGAAAAAGGAATGACATCTTGTTGCTATATTCTCCAAAACAGTGAAGTACTGAAGCAGAAAGAAGGTTGTCCATCCATTTCGATGCTTTGCTTttaaggaggctcttgttgctatcTTCTCCATGAATCTTGTACTCAGAAAGGCGCAACATTGTAGTtgcttaaagataatatcatgttCCAAAGTTATATTGACATGTCTGTTCTAAATGCACACTTCATGATTTTGAGAACATGGAAAAGAAATGAGAAGCATAGTGCACCTTATGCAGCTTACATTATGTAATTTAATGATGTTTTTACACCTTGTGCGTTCAACTTCATTTGTTTCTTGCCCCCTTTATTTTTACTACCATTGTCAAGCGGAATTCTGCTACTCTAGGTCTCTAGCTCATTAGCATTCTTTGCAGGACAACCGGCAATACCTTGCTTTCAGAAAACAATTGGACCATGTTTATTTAATTCTAAAAACATGAAAAGCATAGCTGCTAAACAATTGTTGTTGCTCAACCTGCAGTACTTACAAATTTGGTCAACTTCTAAAATTCTCAAGTTTTTAAAATGAATTTCAAAAGATACCATCAACTGGGAGAATCTCCACTGGGAAACCCCCTTTCCCCAAAAAGAAGATCCTGGTCATTTTTGGTTAGAGCAGCGAGTTGTAGTAAATTATGATTGTTTTCTCATGAAGTACATTCTATGAGTGTAAGGTGACGCAATAGCACCCCGTGTGTTGTCTAGACCACCACAAAGGCATTGCCATACAGATGAAACAGAAAAAGTCAACACTTCCACTCACGGGCAGCAACAGAATTGCACAAGAATCTACAAGAAAAGGCAACCGAAAGAAGGAATCCGACTTTATCTATCATACTGGGATTCCTCAGCATTTGCCTTACCCAACTTTACCCTGTCATCTCTCATCTCCTTGTAACCTTTATCACTACTTAAAAAGCTAAGGggataaaaaaaattgaacacTAGTTCCTGCTAAAGATTCGTCAATCATATGAGCATCCAGATATTATCTTTTGCAAGCATCTATCCTAAACAAATAATGACAGGTTTGCAGATTTACCGAACTCACGACAGAATAATCGTAACATCAATATCTGAGTTTTGTAAGCTAACGGTGATTCTCGAAGTGAATTATGAGATTGTTCCAAGCAAAAAAGGTGAATCTTGGAAGAGGGAGCAGGTGGGCTTACTTGTTGCCCCTGATCTTGAACCATGTCTCGGCGCACTGCTTGTGGGCGCAGGAGAGGTCGTCCTTGCAGGAGCAGCCGAGCACGATGCCGGCGCCGGACTCGGCGGCGGCGCTCTCGAGGCCGAGGTGGCAGATGCGGCAGTTCATCTCGTCCTTGTCGGGGCTGGCCTTGGTGATCTCGGCCGGCCCGGCCTCCAGGTCGACGTCGTCCAGCGAGCCCTCGGACACGCACGACTTCCTGGCGCGCCCAACTGCGCCCTCTCCTTCCCCATCGCCGGGGCGGACGGGCGCGGAAGTCGAGGTGTGGTCCTCGAGTGCGGCGGAGTTCTGCCGCGAGTGCCATGACCGGTCCTCGGCGTCCGAGAAGCGCtggctcccctcctcctcctcgccggagctctCCCCGCctagcctcctcccgccgccgccgctgacgcGTCCGAGCTCCACGtcaggctcggcggcggcggcggcggggatcgcCGACTGCTCTCCGTCGTTCACCATTGCTCCCACACGAAAAGCGCGCAACTTTCTCCAAGTAGAAACCTACAGACAATGAATCCAAGGAAAGGGAAACGAATCACTCCAAttgctcatcctcctcctccggtaccaAATCCCGACAAAAGCAAAGCGAAACATGGAAGGGAGCAAACAAGAAACGCCGAAAGCGCGCAGTAAACACCACTCACTCTCCCGCAGCCGCAGGCCACTCCAAAGCAGGAGCCACCGCACAGCACAATGCGGCCGATCACGAGAAGAATCCAAAGCTGGTAGAGTCTAAGCTTAATCAGAGATTGGAAGCACGCTCCTCCCACCGACGATGCATTAGGTGGCTGGGACCTGAGACGCTGGATGCGTTTAGGTGGATTCTTGATCCGGAAATACTACCTGGAAGAGGGGGAAAGAGTGAGGGAGATGGGACGGATGCGATAGAATGTGCAGCTCCGAAGCCGAGAAAGAGTTGAGCGGAAGAGAAAGGAGGGGAAAAGAGAAGACTGTCGGGGAGGGGCAAGAGATGATAGGACGAGACGATGGAGTTGGAATGGTGTCCGTGTCTGCGTCACGACTGCCTTTGAGGTCGTAGTCTCGTGCAGTGTAGTAAATGGGGAAGGCCGTGCCGTGTCATGCCATCTTGCGGAATATTGGATTCAGCGCCGGAGCGGACAGGAGAAAATCCAAGTGAACAATGGTTTGTGCCAAATTCAACTGCAGATGTTTATTTAGCAATTGATATCCTCTTTTTGGAGTAAAACATTTGGTCAGATAGTTAAGACCATGCCATCTTCGTTCCAATTTCAAATAAGAAGAGGCATAGAGTTTATCCAAATTCAAATGTAAACTTTGATGAATTgtatagaaaaatatcaaaatgTTACAATATGAATTTATCGATTTCGGTCATTTTTAATGTAAATTtcttcaaattttaaaactatGAATAAAATGTCCACTCTTTTCCAGGAGCAAAGGTAGTAGTTgagtttttctttttaatttagaaaaacTAGGACCCTGCTTAAATTTCTAGGCTTGTTTGGTTTGTACAATTCTAAACCATATAAAATCTTCCCGTGCTTCACTTTCTATACAATTCGGAGGGAAACATTTCCTTAAATCCAATCTCATGGATCTTTTTTCAATGACATGTGTGCCATGCACCAAATGCTTTAGAAAAAATGGGCGGTTCTCCTTTGGTGCAACCGatttaacttctactacaaattcTTGTGTTTACTTGTAGAGATTCAACATGGTTTAGGAGTTGTTTGGTTCAAAAGAATTTCAATGGATTATACGTCCCTTAGAATTTTTTTCTATAGAGCTAGTTTGGTTTATAGTTGTAGAACTGGAAACCATAGAATTTTTCTATGGTCTAATTTGCATGCAATCTCATAGGAAACTTTTCCTTTAGTTTCAACCACATGGAAATTTTTCTTTGTGTCAATGAAAATCATGTCATGTCCATATTTCTTCACACAAATTACTATATTTTTATTGTGGCATAGCCACACATCCCCTCTTAAAGATTCCTTCATTTCCAATTCTTGTAGGATTAAATATACCATGACATCTCAGTCTTGCGttttcctaaccctaacccttagAATCATGTGAGTCGAAGATGCCCTTAACTAGGAGCAATGCACACTCATAAAAGAAAAGAACTAGTGTGTAACATTAAAGCCACTATTATTATGAACATGAAGATCAATCCTTACCTCCACAATATCAAAATAGTGGATAATTACTAAAAATGTTGCTTTTCATCTTTATAATTTATTCTAACAATTTATTCTTATTAAAAAATCAAACTCGATTGTGCCCACACTGAGCCGTCTGATAGTAGGGGGCTGATAAATAGGGCTGCTTTTGACGAGCGACAACAAGATGTCATATTTTTTTGACGTAAGAACATTTTTCTCGAAAAATAATGACAAGTCTCCAGGCATATGTATCCTTGGAGGCTTGGATGCACACATCCATATCTTTATTGGGTTCACTGACAAGTAAGTAAATTAGTGTGCAACATGGCAAAGGGGTCACTATGTCCTGATGTCGAAGATACCATTGGAGGTGTCGTTGCGGTTATGACTATAAAGGATGTTCATGTCATAGACTGAAAGAGTTGGTCGAAGAATACACAATAGAGATTAGTAGACAATACAATGTGCGGGAGATGTGGTGGATCTCGGAACATGGGCAATGGTTTTTCTCTTGATACCAGGGTCGGAGGCAGGATTGACCATCAAGGGGGGAAACATGAATATTTTCTCCAAAATCATATCTAATTTAGTCTCATATTCATACAAAACCTCTTACTATGCCATGATATAGGTTTATCAGGGCCCCGTTGGTCCCCTAGCTCCACCATTGCTTGAGACAAAACGTAGGAGAAACCCATATGATCCTCCAAATAGGAAATAAGTTTATGTCCATGAGGATTTGGAGTCATTTTGCAGTGTTATGGCAATTAAAAGGTTGAAGAGTAGAGATTTCGGCTCCCGAGGTCCAACTacccctttattttaaaattaaGAAGTCAAAAGAAAGTTCTCGATTTAATCCCTGATGTATCCTACAAACATGTAAAATCCCAATTGAAATATTTTGTATTGTGGGCCACACAAAGATGAAAACGTATGCATTAGAGTATAGTCAAGAGTATAGTCAACCCTGCAAATTTTCAAAACCCATTTTTATCAGATTTTCTTGTTTTTGTCGagcctaatttttttttaaaaagtcaGTGTTGCGGTCTTGCATGTTTCTTGGATATATCATCATATATAAAAAAATTCTTCCGATTTATAAAAAGAACTAGAAATAAGCTACCGAATACTTCAAAATACAAAGATAGCCGGAGCTTGAGAGCCAAAGAGAGTTTTCAAGATTTCAACCCATATAAAGTAGAGTTATATGCATAATTCTTCAATAAAATGAGCTGCTTCCTTTAAATTCGTTCAAAAACTTGAATGGAGCGGTCCAAGGAATACACGGAGGGCCCAGAGAATGTCCTTTTTGGGTTAACCGGATATAGGATATATCCACTTCCGCCTAATCTTAAACCTTTGCGCTAAAAAGGCATTACCCTTTGCCGACGGCACCCATCGGCTGGAGCTGGACCGGTCGAAGCCGCAGAATTACCTTTGTGCGGAGATATTTCTGCCCTGCACTGTCGCGATCCTCTCTTTTGGCCGCACCGCTCTTGCTCGCTCGCCTTATCTGCTTTCCCGAGGACGGGATAGCTCGCCGCCGACGCGTCAGCTCAGTCAGGTGCTTGCTACTGTATCTATCCGTCTCCTCCGGCTATCTTTCACGTGATTATTATCAACTGCAGCGAGAAGCATTGCCGCCAGGTGTTTGATCACCGGACACTGGTCCACGGCGTGGCCGGATTCGAAGGAAGGGGCCTGTGCCGACGAATCCCGGCCGGCGTCTACAGCGAAGCCGGCTTTAATAGGGCGGCAGGTCCTCCGTCTGGTGCGGCTGCCTTGTCAAATGCAGTATTCCGGTCGGCAATCTTTGTTGCCTCGTTGGTTCAGCCAGCGTGGCCTAAATCAAACTGGTCCTTGCTTTGTCGCTGCATCGTCGGTACTATGCACTGTGGAGTGCAggtcccctttttttctttttcgagaGCATGTCAAAGATGTACCATATTTTTATAAAAGACAGAGGTTtgagtataagagcatctccactcgtgcccccgtcgaggcccccggcgagcgttttttccatccggacggcgtaattcggtccagtcgcgcccccggttcctcgttttcgcccggatttggcccttcatccatccgcgagcccacgccaccccggcccccgggagcgctcggggactcggacgagtgaaaagcggggaaggcccgatccgtcggtgactcgacgcacgaaccccaccgccacgtcgctcaaaatctcccccacccctcgtatctctctcgccgccggcaccaccccgccggcttgttgcccggattccgccgccctccttccccactgcctatattccgccgtctttggacgacggcctatctgatcgctcttccgccggcctgttttccggcaccgcttgctcgtcgtcgctcgcggctcgggttgcctcgaccacgcccgtcggtgttcgtccatttgcctcgccggccatggactcggacgaagaggaggagcagatgttcgtcgagcttatgcaagaagagatggcggcggccgcccaagacgacgagcacatgatgatccttggttgcttggcaagcatgtacgccggactggcaactcgtcgacgtggtgggtcggcacgaggtcgccggaagtgcaagccgagacagcgaatggagggctactgcatgttgtacgccgactacttcgccgaattccattgcacggtgagagtgttttccggcgtcgtttcgggatgagcgaaagctatttacgcaaattgtgtatgccatccgccactttgatccctacttcggatgcaaggcggattgcacttggtttggttggattttcatcACTGCgtgaagtgcacggtggctatgaggatgcttggcgtatggagctcccggtgatactgcgagatgactatcttcggatggcggagtccaccgcccttgattgtttctaccggttctgcagggccgtcatagcgatgttcggggactatttcttgagatcacccactgtcgaagacactcagaggatccttgcaacaaatgaagctaggggttttccagggatgcttggaagcattgactgcatgcattggcaatggaagaagctgtccgtttgcgtggcggggaatgtacaagggtcacaaaaaggctgcattgtgatacttgaagcggtggctacccatgatctttggatttggcactctttctttggtatgcctggatccaacaatgacatcaacgtcctaaactgctcccggtcttttccaagcttgttgagggtcatgctcctccggtggactatgtgatcaatggtcggcactacaacaaaggatactaccttgcaggacggtatctatccaaagtgggcaacatttgtgaagactatctccaaccctggcacccccaaactttgcgagtttgtcaagaaacaagaagcttgccgaaaagacgtcgagcgagcatttggtgtcctccagcagagatttgttgtcgtccggttccccgctatgacttggtccaaagatcagatgtgggaggtgatgaactgctgtgtgtgcctacacaatatgattattgaagatgagcgaaagcatccggttcctctggctgagcaagaagcaccatatgagagagggtcctcttgcacggcctaatcaccgggtgcctccatcatgggccgccttctttgctatgcgccaggagattcgcgaCTCTACAATGCttcagctgctgcaagatgatctggtggagcacatatggaggctccgaggcaacgccaacgccgacgccaactagtctgtcttaatttgtttgaaaaattgtgaaattgtgtgcttcatttgtttcagcacttgttaaacattgtactgattatcgccgaatttgtttcaacaattttcgtactcttgtttgccgaacttgttaaattttatgttgaatttgtttgaaatatgtcaaatggtcgaggttgggggtttctgccgggggacggctggaacttcggcgctccccacgccaaatcttcatccaatccggacgaaaatttcgccggatttgggcgtgggagcgccaacgagtggggatgctctaagaacGGCACCACTCGCTACAAACAATGTGGGTAACCCCACACAACACCGGCTACAGATCAAACAACCACAACACAAAGCACCTAAGCAAAGAACCAAGCCACGTCTGGACCGACGCTAGGTACCTACGTAGATGAACAAGTCCGAAAAAGCCTTCCTTATCGACGCACCATCCGAAGGAGTGTAGGTCCCCTCACAACAAGCCCTTGCTGATATGACCGGGGATTACAGGGCCATCCGATCCGAGAGGGAGGCAGACGATTTGCATCCGGGTGCATGTGCACCCTATtttcaaaaattctgaaaaatgcTATTTCGAAGTTTTagaaaaatttgaaataatttttttcatgtaTATCCTATGTTGACACTTGTTTGTGCAGAtttcagcaaaaaaaaaagcatcCATGTGTGACCTACACATAAATGTGAAAATGGAATTTCCGATTTCCATGAACAGTGCACAACCAATTATTATAGTGGCATTTGCATATTTTGTCCTTTTcgtgtaggccacatacaatcACATTTTTCCATAAAAAATTACtcaagtaagtatcaacataatatgtacacgaaaaaattatttcaatttttttgagatTTTAACATTTCTTTTCATAAAATCTTGAATGAAAGTAGAGTCGTATACTATGTAGAGACTGAGACCGAGGCTTCCCCTTTCCTGAAAAAATGTCCACTATAACTAAGTAATGTTTGGCATATATGTTTGCGTGCATTGGTTTTCATGTTGCAAATGCCAATACACGTTTTTACATTTTCCTGCAACCAAATGGAGAATTGTTGCAATAAGTTTTGTTCTTTTTGCTACGAAAGTGTGTGTTTCAAATATTATACTACTACGTCTacgttttcataggtattttagccTGCCAAAACAACGATAAATATGTTGCAAACATTATTGCATAACAGAGTAAAAAGTATTGCACGGGGAGGTTTGCTGTTACATTGATGGGACATCCAAGATTTTCAGTCACTAAGTGTTTTCAAGTTGATCGGAGGCTGGGACCCGATCGATTCAGCCAGCCGACGGTAGCACtgactttttttttatctttcgcacaaaatcattGCCTTCCACGTAAAACAAGGGAAAATCATTGCGTACACATctcaaaatcagaaaaatgtccCGACTTCCCTGTTGGCATGGCTGTTAGAGCGGACGCCAACGCCATGATCATCGTTGCTGGCTGGCTGACAGCAGAGCGCCGTGGCCTTGGCCATGCACAGCTCAATCATTTGACTCAGCAAGTCCAAAGCAAGACTTGCACATTATCATGAGAGGTTCCACTACAGGCAAGACCAATCTTGACCGTATGGAGAACATCCAGGAGAGGTGGACGGCTGTGCTGCCTTCATGCCACGCAACATACAGAAAATGGTAACCACCACTCACAGGCCACCGGAACAAACTAGCTCAAACGAATATGGTGGTCACCGAGTTGGTTCAGTGGATCATTTGCCTCAGATGCTAAATCAATCCAAGTAAAAACACATTCAAACAGCAAAGCAGGAATACTGGTGAAGCAAATCACAGAAGCAGGATGCAGAAGAAAATCTGAGTGACGGTGCTCCTTCTATAAATTCAAAGAATTGATCTCAACAATTAACATACAAAATCCGTCTTAGAATTTGGAAGTTTGATTGCAAAATATGAACCCATTGTCAGCCCTTGGGTTCACCCTGCCAAATCATCGAAGCTGGGAAGAACGGAACCTAATCCATCTAATCTAAATCATAATAATTGGTTAAAAGCACAGAATATTTTGATGCACCTCTCCAATCAGTATCCATGGCCGCCCCCACACGAGGTACAGAATCTTTATATCACCAATTCAGCATGCATATCATATAATTGAGACAGCGCAGGGTCCCGGAACCAACCAGCTGGTGACAGGcttcaagtttcatgttgaaaagATTATATGACCCTGCCTGTGTATAAGGAGAAGGAGCacagctttttttttttctccGGCTTAAGCAACATCATCCATGCCTAGTATATAACCTGAAGACAGATAGAGCAAAAGGATCAGGTGCCAGTCCTCCGACTGAGGCATTAACAAAGAGGAAGTCAATGCGGTGTTGCTAGACTATGTTCATAGGCTTTGCTTGGCCTAGCACTGTAATACTATCAATTATACATCCATTTTGTACACCAAATTCCTATGGAACCTCAAGGCCCAAACCTGATGAGAGCAGGAAAAAATAAAAGCAACTTGGTCCACATAATTATTACCATGCAGGAACTACAAACGAGAGCTTTCAGAAAACTGGAACAGCTATATGCACCTGTATCTAGGATCGAGGCAACTAAAAGCGCTAGCAACACCTTAAATAGGTCAAGAAAACCAAAGAATGTATACCCAAGACCCATACTAAAAAGAACAATGTGAGATAAGCAATAAGACTGAACGAAATACCAACAGTACAAAATAGGAGTAGCAACACCTGTTTCGCATCCCTCAGAACCCAGAAGGAACACAAGTAAGCATCACTAGGGAAAATGAAAACCAGTGAGGCGAAGAGAGAACAAACCTCAGAAATACTGATCATGTTCAACCGTACTGGCACTAAAATATGAGCCAGAGTTTCATTTTCAACAAAAGAACTGAGGTCATGCAAAACAAGGTATGTACGCAAGCTTGATTTACGAATTAAATTGGTTAGACTAGGACAGCAGATGTTCAGAAATGGAAAGTTGATAGCAAGAGAAGCAGAGATATAGTATGTGCTGGAGAAAGTATCTAGTGCTACGTATGGTATGGATGGTACCAGTTTCCCCATCGATCTTGGCCGTCCGACGTGATTCAATGGACATGATGGAACCCAACATTCCACCATGACATATATGCACATTAGCCACTGCTGCTCTTCGAATTTCTATCACATAGTCCATAAGTTTCAATGGCTGTAGCACTGCTCGCACAGTTCAAACCGTCCCAAAATTCACTAATAGGATTACAAGCAGGCTACTAAATCAGGAAATTGGAAGAAGACAGTTAGCTTCTTGGCAAACCGACGTGCTCACAGTTTTCCTGTACGGTGGGGATGGCCGCGCATGTTGTTGAGCCATGGCGAGTTCAGCTCGACTGCCGGTGAAAAGGCAGTGCGAAGAACAGCTGCGAGTGGCTGACACTTCGCCTCAGTTCAGGAGGGTTTGTCTAGCTCCGCGGTAGTCAGCGCCATTGCCCACGGGTTGAGCTCTGGCTGCGTCTCA contains:
- the LOC124668061 gene encoding uncharacterized protein LOC124668061, giving the protein MVNDGEQSAIPAAAAAEPDVELGRVSGGGGRRLGGESSGEEEEGSQRFSDAEDRSWHSRQNSAALEDHTSTSAPVRPGDGEGEGAVGRARKSCVSEGSLDDVDLEAGPAEITKASPDKDEMNCRICHLGLESAAAESGAGIVLGCSCKDDLSCAHKQCAETWFKIRGNKICEICGSAACNVVGFGDGEFMEQWNESSNSGATQAPGNEPRRFWQGHRFLNFLLACMVFAFVISWLFHFNVPG